In Methanothermobacter tenebrarum, the sequence GAAACCAGAAAATTACTCGGGACCATGAACATAGAATTCCTGGAGCCCGTGCTCATAAAGGGCAAACCACACAAGGAAGATTTTGAAAGACTAGATAAACTTGCATGGGAAATTAAAGAAAAAATTGGAGAAGATGAAAAATGATAAGTGAAAGGATAGAAAAAGCCCTGAACCGGCAGTTGAACGCGGAATTATACTCCGCCTACCTGTATCTTTCAATGGCCGCATATTATGAAGCCTCTGACTTGCCAGGATTCGCTAATTGGATGCGAGTCCAGGCACAAGAAGAACTAACACATGCCATGAAATTCTTCGATTACATAGTTCAAAGAGATGGCCGAGTAACCCTCGAAATGATTGAAAAACCACCAGAAGAGTGGGAATCCCCAGTGGATGTTAGTAAACATGTGCTAGAACATGAAAGGAAGGTCACAAGTCTGATAAATGATCTTGTGGATTTGGCCCTAGAAGAGAAAGATCATGCCACCTACAACTTCCTACAATGGTTCGTCGCAGAACAAGTTGAAGAGGAGGAATCAGCGGGAGAACTCCTCAGAAAGGTTAAACTAGCATCCGAATCACCCGCCAGCATCCTCATGGTCGATAACGAGCTTGGAGGGAGAGTATTTAACCCGCCAACAGATGAAAAGGGGGAATAATAATGGAAAAAGAAGGAAGAATGCCCCTTATAGGGGATGAATTCCCAGAAATGGAAGTTCAGACAACCCATGGTATGATGAAACTCCCAACAGAATACAAGGGAAAATGGTTCATACTATTCAGCCACCCAGCAGATTTCACACCAGTCTGCACAACAGAATTTATAGCATTCCAGAAAAGATACCCACAGTTCAAAGAACTGGACTGTGAACTGATAGGACTAAGCGTAGACCAGGTATTCTCACACCTAAAGTGGATCGAATGGATAAAAGAGAACATGGAAGTAGAAATCGAATTTCCCATAATCGCAGACACAGGGAAAGTAGCTGATACACTCGGCCTCATACACCCTGGAAGGCCAACCAACACAGTAAGGGCGGTTTTCATCACAGACCCTAAGGGTATAATAAGGGCCATACTATATTATCCACAGGAACTTGGACGTAACATGGATGAAATACTGCGAATGATAAAGGGTTTCAAGAAGATCGACGAGGAAGGTGTCGCCCTACCAGCCAACTGGCCCGAGAATGAGATAGTTGGTGAAGGGGTTATTATACCACCACCAACGGACGTGGAAACCGCCAAGGAGAGGAAAGGCAAAGAAAACTGTTTTGACTGGTGGCTATGC encodes:
- a CDS encoding ferritin, whose amino-acid sequence is MISERIEKALNRQLNAELYSAYLYLSMAAYYEASDLPGFANWMRVQAQEELTHAMKFFDYIVQRDGRVTLEMIEKPPEEWESPVDVSKHVLEHERKVTSLINDLVDLALEEKDHATYNFLQWFVAEQVEEEESAGELLRKVKLASESPASILMVDNELGGRVFNPPTDEKGE
- a CDS encoding peroxiredoxin — translated: MEKEGRMPLIGDEFPEMEVQTTHGMMKLPTEYKGKWFILFSHPADFTPVCTTEFIAFQKRYPQFKELDCELIGLSVDQVFSHLKWIEWIKENMEVEIEFPIIADTGKVADTLGLIHPGRPTNTVRAVFITDPKGIIRAILYYPQELGRNMDEILRMIKGFKKIDEEGVALPANWPENEIVGEGVIIPPPTDVETAKERKGKENCFDWWLCYKKP